GGCATTGATATCACTCGTTTTATATGTTTATCTCGCACAAAAAGCAAAAAAAACATAAATATACTTTACCTTTTTGATTAAAAACTCCTTTCTTTTTTATCATAATTTATTTTTTTATTAAACAGTTGTGTTATAAAATGACATAATTTCGGTTTAATAAAAAAAGTTGTAACATAATAATAAATTCATCAAAAGGATTAAGCGTGAGTGACCTTATCGAAGGCTTTTTGGGTAAAAGTGTGGAGGGTAGAAAGAGTAGAATACCAGCGAAACTTGACTATTTGCAAAGTGCAACGGGATTGTTTCTAGCTCTTTTTATGTGGGGGCATATGTTCTTTGTCTCTTCCATTTTAGTAAGCAAAGATTTTATGTACACCGTGACTAAAATGTTTGAAGGTTCTTTTTTTATAAAAGGCGGCAATCCCTTTATTGTTTCCGTGATCGTGGCTATTGTCATCTTGATCATTGTGATTCATGCGGGACTTGGGATGCGAAAATTCCCTGCAAACTTTAGACAATATCAAGTCTATAGAACGCACATGAAGATGATGAAACACGAAGATACCACATTGTGGTTCATCCAAGCATTTACAGGTTTTGCGATGTTCTTTTTGGCATCTGCTCATGTATTTTTGATGTTGACACGACCAGAAACTATCGGGCCATACGGTTCAGCCGATAGAATGGTGAGTGGTTGGATGTGGCCAATTTATCTATTACTTCTTTTAGCCGTTGAGTTTCATGGAAGTATCGGACTTTATAGGTTATCTGTCAAATGGGGTTGGTTCGAAGGCACGGATGCAAAAGCAACACGGGCAAAACTTAAAAAATTCAAATGGGCCATCACGATATTCTTTTTAGTGCTAGGGCTTGCAACGTTGGCAGCTTATATGAAAATAGGTTACGAACACAGAGACCAAGTTGGCCAGAGGTATCACCCTGTCGCACAAATAAACATGACACAAAATAATATCAAGATTGGGGCATAAAAGATGAACATAAAATATTGTGATGCACTAGTTATCGGTGGCGGTCTTGCAGGTTTACGAGCGGCTGTTGAAGCGCAAACAAAAGGGTTAAGTACTACAGTTTTAAGTTTAGTTCCGGTTAAAAGATCGCACTCAGCAGCGGCACAAGGCGGTATGCAAGCGAGTCTTGGAAATTCAAAAATGGGACGTGGTGATAATGAAGATGTCCATTTTGCAGATACCGTAAAGGGAAGTGACTGGGGATGTGATCAAGAAGTCGCACGAATGTTTGTGACCACAGCACCAAAAGCAATCCGTCAACTTGCTGGTTGGGGTGTGCCGTGGAGTCGTATTTCAAAAGGTCCTAGAGAAGCGGTTATCAATGCACAACGCACAACCATCGTCGAAGATGATGAGACACATGGTTATATTCAGTCTCGTGACTTTGGTGGTACGAAAAAATGGAGAACCTGTTTTACTTCAGATGCAACCGGACATACCATGTTGTACGGTGTGGCGAATGAGGCATTAAAACGCGATGTTAATATTGAAGATAGAAAAGAAGCCATCGCTTTGATCGTGGATAATGACCAATGTTATGGTGCTATTGTGCGTGATTTGATTACCGGTGAATTGAGTGCGTATGTTGCCAAAGGTACTCTCATTGCTACTGGTGGATATGGTAGAATTTACAAACAAACTACCAATGCGGTTATTTGTGAAGGAATTGGCGCGGCGATTGCGCTTGAAACGGGTATCGCAAGATTGGGTAATATGGAAGCGGTACAATTTCATCCGACTCCAATCGTACCTTCAGGGATTCTTTTGACAGAAGGATGTCGTGGGGATGGTGGAATTTTACGAGATGTCGATGGACACCGATTTATGCCAGATTACGAACCTGAGAAAAAAGAATTAGCGAGCCGTGACGTTGTGAGTCGTCGTATGATGGAACACATCCGAAATGGTAAAGGTGTTCACTCTCCTTATGGCGATCATCTTTGGTTGGATATCTCGATTTTAGGAAGAGAACATATCGAGAAAAACCTAAGGGATGTTCAAGAAATCTGTAAAATATTTAATGGTATTGACCCAGCAGATGAAGGTCCAAAAGGTTGGGCACCGGTGCTTCCGATGCAACACTACTCTATGGGTGGTATCAAAACAAAACCGACCGGTGAATCTCCTACATTGAAGGGACTATTCTCTTGTGGTGAAGCGGCATGTTGGGATATGCATGGATTTAATAGACTCGGTGGAAACTCTGTGGCTGAGACCGTTGTCAGTGGTATGATTGTCGGAGATTATTTTGCTGATTATTGTGCCGATACTGAGATTGATATTAGCACAAAAGTGGTTGAAGATGCATTGGAAAAAGAACAGAATTATTTGAATTCTCTTTTAGAAAAAGAGGGTAAATACAACATCTATGAAATTAAAAATAAGATGAAAGACATCATGTGGGAAAAAGTGGCTATTTTTAGAGATGGTGAAACACTTGATCTTGCTGTCAAAGAGTTGCAAGAGTTATATCGTGAGGCCAATAACATTACGGTAAAATCAAAAACTCTCAGTGCTAATCCTGAGCTTGAAGAAGCTTACCGCGTTCCTAAAATGCTCAAAATCGCATTGTGTGTTGCACTGGGTGCCCGTGAGCGAACAGAGAGTCGAGGGGCACATTATAGAGAAGATTATCTCAAAAGAGATGATGCTAACTGGCTGAAACGAACATTGACTTCTTGGAAAGAGGGCGCTGACCTACCAACAATCGAATATGAAGAGTTGGATATCATGAAGATGGAAATGCCACCAGCGTTTAGAGGGTATGGTGCTAAAGGGATGATTATTGAAAATCCACTAAGCCTCAAACGACAAGAAGAAGTGGATAAAATCAAAGAAGAGATGGAAGCGGCTGGAAAAGACAGATATGAGATTCAAGAAGCTTTGATGCATTTTGAATTGCAACCACATTATAAAGCTAAAAATGAAAGATTTGGAGATTAAAATGGGAAGAGAAATAACGATAAAAGCACTAAAGTATAATCCAAATTCAAAGGTATCAAAAGCTCATTTCGCGGAGTATAAATTAGAAGAAACTGATGGGATGACCCTGTTTATTGCCTTGAGTAAGATTCGTGAGACACTTGATGCGGATCTCTCCTTTGACTTTGTATGTCGTGCGGGTATTTGCGGAAGTTGCGGTATGATGGTCAATGGTACTCCAAAACTGGCATGTCGTACTCTGACTAAAGATTATGAAAGTGGCGTGATTCAACTCATGCCAATGCCGGCATTTAGACTCATCAAAGATTTATCTGTCAATACCGGTGAGTGGATGGATGGTATGAGCAAGCGAGTGGAAAGCTGGGTACATTCAAGCGAAGAACCTGATTTTTCAAAATTGGAAAAACCAATCGAACCTCAAGTGGCAGAAGACACCTTTGAACTTGACCGTTGTGTTGAGTGTGGTATTTGTGTTGCTGCTTGTGGTACAAAACTCATGAGACCTGATTTCGTCGGAGCGGTTGGCTTAAACCGTGTTGCACGATTTAGAATGGACCCTCATGATGAACGTACTGATGAAGATTTTTATGAGTTAGTGGGTGATGATAATGGTATCTTTGGATGTATGAGTTTACTCGCCTGCGAAGATAATTGTCCAAAACATTTGCCACTACAAAGCAAAATCGCTTATATGAGACGAAAACTCGTCGCCCTACGTTAATCAAGTATAAGAGAGTCACCTCTTTGATGGCTCTCTTAAATTTTCGTTTTAATATTTAAAATATTCCTATTACATAACTTTTCTTGATATAATACTATCATCATGATCTCGAATTTCAAATACAATATTTTGAAAATCAGCGTGAATAATCTCTGTGGGAACGGTACGCGTGTATATATTAAATGATTTTTTTCTCTTGGCATGGAATGAAGAAAGTGATGCCATTGAAGACTTGGCAGAAACATTACAAAACAAAATAGCAGTGACCTATCAAAATCACTATGAAGATTTTTGTGATAGTTGTGTGATTTTATTTATTATCAATCATGACAACATCGACAAAATCACACAAATTGATACCTTTTCTTCTTTGTTCGGTGGTATGTTTGCCAACCAAGAGGTGAATCAAAACCTGATTTTAAAAGCTCAAAAACAGACATTGAAATTTGTAGAAGAACAGGGCAATTTGGAATTGAACCAGCAAATCAAATCACGCTTTGAAATATTGAGAAAAGAGGGCATTATCTCCTATTATATTAGTCGTCGATTGATTGGACTCTTTTCACTTATCAAAGAGAAAAAACGCAAGGTTGAAACCCTCGCGATTAAAACAGCACAAAAAGATGACCTATTTTATAAAAATGCGCTCAATATTTTAAACACCGGTATCGAAAATCTCAAAATTTGTATGCAAGATGAATATTTTATCAATCGATTGGATTTGTGTCAGCAAAAATTAAAAGATGAAAAACTCTCCATCGGTATCACCGGCGTGATGAATGCTGGAAAATCTACCATGTTAAATGCTCTCTTAGGAGAAGAGATTCTTGGGACATCGGTCGTCCCAGAGACGGCGAATCTCACCATTTTAAAATATGACAAGAGACGACACGCAAAGGTTTATTATTGGAATCAACACGAATTTGAGAAAATTGTAGAATCAGCCGATGACTCGCCTAGCATTAAAAAATTCGTGCAAGAAACGCAAGAGGCATTTGGTGATAAACTGGATGATTACATCACCAAGAGTGGAAAAACCGAAGAGATAAAAATCGAAGATTTGCATTTTTATACCTCGGCAAAAGCGTCAAAGAAAAAGTGCAATCTTGTCAAAAGTGTGGACCTTTATAGTGATTTGGAATTTTTAAAAGATGGCGTAGAGATTGTCGATACACCGGGTTTAGATGACCCGATTATCCAAAGAGAAGAGATTACGCTGCAATATACGCTTGATTGTGATTTGATGATTCATCTGATGAATGTGAACCAATCTGCAACCAAGAAAGATGTCGATTTTATCATTGATTCGATTGTGTATCAAAATGTTGCGCGACTTTTGATTGTCATCACACGCATTGATACGGTGAGTGAAGCAGAACTCAAAGAGGTGGTGGCGTATACAAAAAGAGGCATCAAAGAGCGATTGGAAGCACAAAATAAATCAGCAAAATTGCAATTGATTTTAGACAAGATAGATTTTATACCAATATCGGCCAAGATGGCGCTTTTCCATAAACAAGGAAAGGCTGATATTGCGCTAGAAAAAGGTTATGATTTAGAGAAAACAGGCTTAGGTCAGATTGAGGCCTATTTGACAAAAGTTCTCTTTTCACAAGAGAGTGCCAAAGCCAGTCTTGTTATCGATAGCAATTTGATTGAGATTTTAGCTGTTCTTGCGCAAAGTGAGAAAAATTTCCGCGAAGAGATTGAACTCTTAGGCAAATCCAAAGAGGAAATTCAAGAAGAATTTGATGCCTATCAAAAGCAAAAGGCAGAGCATTTATCTATATTAGAACAGATTGAAACTACGATAAAAGAGAGTCAAATTGAGCTTAAATTGTATTTTAAAACGCTTGAGCAATTCTCTCATGATGCCCTATGGAATTTGAAAAATATCATCAAAAGACGGGTGGTTGATGATGTCTCTTATGAGTTGCGAAAAAATAAAAAACTTCCAAAAAATGAGCGAATAGAGTACTTTGTGCAAACGGGTATCAAAGATGGATTGGTTGATTTAGCACGAGATTATCGTTTTGAATTTCAAAAGAAGATGCAAGTATCTTATGAACATCTTAAAGAGAGTTTTTCAGGTATTGAGGATCATGATAATATCCAAAATGACGCTTTTGATTCACAAGACTTTTTTGATAAATATCTGAAACAATTTATGATTTTTCAAAACAGTGATGCCTTGCTTAGTGCTATCAATACGGCTATCAAAAAATACGCTAACAAAAATCTAGAAGCATTGGATTTGGCGCTTGATGCTTTATTGAAAGAGGCATTTGAAACGATTCAAATCTCATTAGATGACCGCTTGATGGATCTCAATCATGAGTTATTAGAACATTTTGTAATCGTAGCTACCAATCGGGTCGATGTGATTAAAAATCAGATCAATATGAAAGATAAAATTATTCAAGAAAGCCAACAATTAATCGCGCGCTCTTCTGCTGAAAAAGCACAAAAAACCGAAGCCCTAGAGAGCCGACTTGATGTATTGGGAACCATTAAAAAAGATTTATTACGTTTGCGTGAGAGGGTGAGATGAGTATTTTCAATCAATTTATAACCACATACAAAACAGAGTTTCTAAGTGAAAAACCGGTCTTTGATGCCTCCTTGCTTGGGTTATTAAAAAAGGTGAGTTATCTCTTGCTTGATGATACACTCTCTCCTTCTGTGCAGATGAAACAGGCATTGGACAAATTGAAAATCAGAGTAAAAGAGCCTATGAAAGTGGCGATTACGGGGCAATTTTCCAGTGGTAAATCAACCTTTCTCAATGCCTTGCTTGCCAAAAGTGTTTTGCCCACCGGTATCACTCCGGTAACCTCAAAAGTCAATTATATTCGCTATGGCGAAGAGTTGCGGATTCGAGTAAAATACAAAGATGGACGAGATGAGTATCATGATATTGATAGTATCCATCGCTTTACAGATCAACGCATTGGTGTAGAAGATATCGATTATTTGATACTCTATTCGCCTTTGAACATGCTCAAAGATATTGTATTTGTGGATACACCAGGACTCAATTCCGGCGCCAATGCTGACACACAAACGACGATCAAGGTGCTCAAAGAAGTCGATGGTATCATTTGGCTGACTTTGATTGATAATGCGGGTAAAATGAGTGAAGCGGCTATTTTGGAACAGTACCTCTCCAAATACAAAAATAAATCTTTGTGTGTGTTAAATCAAAAAGATAAATTTTCACCTCAAGAAGTCGCCCAAAGCGTGGCCTATGTCCAAGAGACATTTCAGCAATTTTTTAGCCAAGTCGTTCCGATTTCTGCAAAACAAGCTCTGGCTTCAAGAAGTCATGATAAAAATGCTCTGATGGAGGAAGCGCTCGAAGAATTTTTGGCTTCCATTGACACAAAACTGCATGAGAATATGCAAGCCTCTTCTTTGGAATTTTTAGAAGATGCTTATCGCCGGTATGAGGAAAAGTTAAGTGGTATCAGGGCGATGGATTTGCGTGAAAATATCAAATTATCACAAGAATCAAATATCCAAAATGTTATCGATTTTATTAAAAATGAAATCCAACCCAAGGCGATTGAATCCAAAGAGTTTGCCATCAAAAAAGAGTTGAAAAATATTTGTCAAAAAGTGACCCAACAGTATGAATTGTTCTTGGATATTTATGACGAACTTATCGCCAAAATCGAGCAATTTGATGCCGAAATCAAAGTAGAATTTAGCAAGGCCAAAAATATTTTTGCACAAGAGTTGCTAAAAGCATATCGAGAGATAGAACAAATTATCGAAACCATCGCCGGAGAGATTTATGCCCATGTTGAGGAACAAACTCGTGTGCGATTTGCGAAAGAGAAAAAAGGCTTTTTAAAACAAGAAGAGTATTATAAAAAAATCGAATACAAATACAAAAAAATCAATGCAGATTCGGCATATAAAACACTCTTTTATGATGATGATTTGGTCGGGAAAAAATTCAAAAGATACGTGCGAGATATAGTGGCGATAGAAGAAAAGGTTAATAAACGAAACCAAGAAGTCTATCAGGATTTTGAAGAGCAAATTTTTAGATGGCACAGCTCATATAGTATCATCCGAAAGAAAGAAGAGGTACATTCTGATATTGAGTTTGCCAATATGAGGAAATTTGCCGCACGGGTGTATGAACATATTTTGAAACCCTATCATGATGAAGTGCTTGACTCAGCTTCTCATGTTAGCTCAAACTTCACACATATACGCAGTGCTATCAAGTTTAATTATCAAAATGCCACCGAGGCCTGTATCTCATTTTTGAATAATAAAATAGAGAGTTTTGCCCTGCTTTATGAATCCAATCCGACGCGTTTTTCACTCTATAATCCAAATTTGGACGAGATTAAACAAAAACTTTCAGAGAGTTTTTATATGTATGAATTGAAAAATCTCATGAGCTCAAATCGTACCTTTTTGAGTCAAGAGTATGAGCGACTCTCTCATCGTTTTGAAGAGATTAAAAATCAAAAGATAGACTTTATCAACAGTCGCAAGAATCGACATGAAAAGATCATCGAGCGACTCAATCAATGTCGAGAAGAGCTCTAAATATCTAAGCCCTTTTCTTTGATGGTTTTAAACATCGTCATCAAAGAGATAAAAAGTGTGGTAATAGCAGGTCCTAAAATCATACCCCAAAACCCAAACGTGGTAAGCCCTGCGAGGATTGCAAAAAAGACTAATAACTCGTTAATATTGGCTTTGACGGTGGAGAGCTTTTCATTGATAAATTTGATAATGAGCGGCTTGATAAAGGTATCGGCGACGATAGAAATCACGATGATAGAGTATATGGCGATACTAAAACCTGCGAGATAGTTGCCATTGGCAAATTCATAGGCACTCAAAGGAACCCACATCAAGGCGCCCCCGACGATAGGAATCAAAGAGGCAAAGCCGTAGAAAATACCGAGTAACAATCCATTGTATCCAAAGATGACACCGATAATCGCAAACAAAATACCTTCAAAAATAGCTGTTGCTAAAATAGAATAAAAGACGACACTCATGACGTTGGAAACTTCACCAAATACCAAATCAATCTCTTCTTCTTTCATCGGAAGCAGGGTTTTGAAATAGTTGCCCAGTTCATAAGAGCGTAAGGTCACAAAGAAATAAAACACCAAAATCAAGAGCATATCTTTTAAGAAATTGGCACTATTTTTCCCAATAAGTCCTAAATAAGAAATCATGTTTTTAGTAATATTGGCCAAATCAATGTTGTTGATAAATTCATCAATACTGGTTTTCAAAAACATCAAACTTTTAGGCAGCGTGTAGTGGAGATTTTGAATATAAGCGATGGTGCTATCTACGATTTTAGGATTAAAGTTATTAATGACTTCGCCCGCTGATGTAATGATATAGATAATCGGAGCGAAAAATAACAAAAATAAAAAAATTGTCGAGATGGTGGCAGATAAAACTTGGTGATGAACGTATTTGTTGATATACGTGTTGATTCTATACGTTGCGATGGAGAGTAGAGATGCGACGGTAATCACCACCAAAAAGGGCTGATAGAGTCGCAATATCCAATAAAGAACAGCCAAAAAAATACCAATCAAAAACAATCTTTGTAAATTCATAGTAAGGTTTCTCCAAAGAGCCCATCTGATTCTAGGGGCGTGAGTTTAAAAAGTTCGTAACACTTTCTACTTGCGATTCTTCCTTTTGCGGTGCGTTGCATGTAGCCATTGGCTAACAAATAAGGCTCAATCACATCTTCGATTGTCCCCTCATCTTCGCTCAAAGCAGCCGCTATGGTGCTAAGACCGAGTGCTTTACCTCTGGATTCCACTAAGAGTTTCAAAAATTTGATATCCAGTTCATCAAAACCCAGCTCATTGACACCCAGTTCACTGAGCGCATAATCGGTGCGTTCTTTGCTGATGGTCTCTTCGTGTTCTACATCGGCAAAATCTCGTACTCTTTTTAAAAGTCTCAATGCGATTCTTGGTGTCCCTCTTGATCTTCTAGCAATTTCAAGCGCACCCTCTTTGAGGCACTCTTTACCCAGATGATGGGAGGCTTTGGTGATGATTTGAGAGAGTTCTATTTTGTCATAAAATTGCAGTCTAAAATGCATTCCAAAACGATCTCGAAGCGGGGAGCTAATCATCCCTGCACGGGTGGTCGCTCCGATTAGCGTGAACTTTGGTAGGTCGATTTTGATTGTTTGTGCGGCTGGTCCACT
This genomic window from Sulfurospirillum sp. 1612 contains:
- a CDS encoding fumarate reductase cytochrome b subunit, which encodes MSDLIEGFLGKSVEGRKSRIPAKLDYLQSATGLFLALFMWGHMFFVSSILVSKDFMYTVTKMFEGSFFIKGGNPFIVSVIVAIVILIIVIHAGLGMRKFPANFRQYQVYRTHMKMMKHEDTTLWFIQAFTGFAMFFLASAHVFLMLTRPETIGPYGSADRMVSGWMWPIYLLLLLAVEFHGSIGLYRLSVKWGWFEGTDAKATRAKLKKFKWAITIFFLVLGLATLAAYMKIGYEHRDQVGQRYHPVAQINMTQNNIKIGA
- a CDS encoding fumarate reductase flavoprotein subunit, which codes for MNIKYCDALVIGGGLAGLRAAVEAQTKGLSTTVLSLVPVKRSHSAAAQGGMQASLGNSKMGRGDNEDVHFADTVKGSDWGCDQEVARMFVTTAPKAIRQLAGWGVPWSRISKGPREAVINAQRTTIVEDDETHGYIQSRDFGGTKKWRTCFTSDATGHTMLYGVANEALKRDVNIEDRKEAIALIVDNDQCYGAIVRDLITGELSAYVAKGTLIATGGYGRIYKQTTNAVICEGIGAAIALETGIARLGNMEAVQFHPTPIVPSGILLTEGCRGDGGILRDVDGHRFMPDYEPEKKELASRDVVSRRMMEHIRNGKGVHSPYGDHLWLDISILGREHIEKNLRDVQEICKIFNGIDPADEGPKGWAPVLPMQHYSMGGIKTKPTGESPTLKGLFSCGEAACWDMHGFNRLGGNSVAETVVSGMIVGDYFADYCADTEIDISTKVVEDALEKEQNYLNSLLEKEGKYNIYEIKNKMKDIMWEKVAIFRDGETLDLAVKELQELYREANNITVKSKTLSANPELEEAYRVPKMLKIALCVALGARERTESRGAHYREDYLKRDDANWLKRTLTSWKEGADLPTIEYEELDIMKMEMPPAFRGYGAKGMIIENPLSLKRQEEVDKIKEEMEAAGKDRYEIQEALMHFELQPHYKAKNERFGD
- a CDS encoding fumarate reductase iron-sulfur subunit encodes the protein MGREITIKALKYNPNSKVSKAHFAEYKLEETDGMTLFIALSKIRETLDADLSFDFVCRAGICGSCGMMVNGTPKLACRTLTKDYESGVIQLMPMPAFRLIKDLSVNTGEWMDGMSKRVESWVHSSEEPDFSKLEKPIEPQVAEDTFELDRCVECGICVAACGTKLMRPDFVGAVGLNRVARFRMDPHDERTDEDFYELVGDDNGIFGCMSLLACEDNCPKHLPLQSKIAYMRRKLVALR
- a CDS encoding dynamin family protein; this translates as MYILNDFFLLAWNEESDAIEDLAETLQNKIAVTYQNHYEDFCDSCVILFIINHDNIDKITQIDTFSSLFGGMFANQEVNQNLILKAQKQTLKFVEEQGNLELNQQIKSRFEILRKEGIISYYISRRLIGLFSLIKEKKRKVETLAIKTAQKDDLFYKNALNILNTGIENLKICMQDEYFINRLDLCQQKLKDEKLSIGITGVMNAGKSTMLNALLGEEILGTSVVPETANLTILKYDKRRHAKVYYWNQHEFEKIVESADDSPSIKKFVQETQEAFGDKLDDYITKSGKTEEIKIEDLHFYTSAKASKKKCNLVKSVDLYSDLEFLKDGVEIVDTPGLDDPIIQREEITLQYTLDCDLMIHLMNVNQSATKKDVDFIIDSIVYQNVARLLIVITRIDTVSEAELKEVVAYTKRGIKERLEAQNKSAKLQLILDKIDFIPISAKMALFHKQGKADIALEKGYDLEKTGLGQIEAYLTKVLFSQESAKASLVIDSNLIEILAVLAQSEKNFREEIELLGKSKEEIQEEFDAYQKQKAEHLSILEQIETTIKESQIELKLYFKTLEQFSHDALWNLKNIIKRRVVDDVSYELRKNKKLPKNERIEYFVQTGIKDGLVDLARDYRFEFQKKMQVSYEHLKESFSGIEDHDNIQNDAFDSQDFFDKYLKQFMIFQNSDALLSAINTAIKKYANKNLEALDLALDALLKEAFETIQISLDDRLMDLNHELLEHFVIVATNRVDVIKNQINMKDKIIQESQQLIARSSAEKAQKTEALESRLDVLGTIKKDLLRLRERVR
- a CDS encoding dynamin family protein, whose translation is MSIFNQFITTYKTEFLSEKPVFDASLLGLLKKVSYLLLDDTLSPSVQMKQALDKLKIRVKEPMKVAITGQFSSGKSTFLNALLAKSVLPTGITPVTSKVNYIRYGEELRIRVKYKDGRDEYHDIDSIHRFTDQRIGVEDIDYLILYSPLNMLKDIVFVDTPGLNSGANADTQTTIKVLKEVDGIIWLTLIDNAGKMSEAAILEQYLSKYKNKSLCVLNQKDKFSPQEVAQSVAYVQETFQQFFSQVVPISAKQALASRSHDKNALMEEALEEFLASIDTKLHENMQASSLEFLEDAYRRYEEKLSGIRAMDLRENIKLSQESNIQNVIDFIKNEIQPKAIESKEFAIKKELKNICQKVTQQYELFLDIYDELIAKIEQFDAEIKVEFSKAKNIFAQELLKAYREIEQIIETIAGEIYAHVEEQTRVRFAKEKKGFLKQEEYYKKIEYKYKKINADSAYKTLFYDDDLVGKKFKRYVRDIVAIEEKVNKRNQEVYQDFEEQIFRWHSSYSIIRKKEEVHSDIEFANMRKFAARVYEHILKPYHDEVLDSASHVSSNFTHIRSAIKFNYQNATEACISFLNNKIESFALLYESNPTRFSLYNPNLDEIKQKLSESFYMYELKNLMSSNRTFLSQEYERLSHRFEEIKNQKIDFINSRKNRHEKIIERLNQCREEL
- a CDS encoding AI-2E family transporter — its product is MNLQRLFLIGIFLAVLYWILRLYQPFLVVITVASLLSIATYRINTYINKYVHHQVLSATISTIFLFLLFFAPIIYIITSAGEVINNFNPKIVDSTIAYIQNLHYTLPKSLMFLKTSIDEFINNIDLANITKNMISYLGLIGKNSANFLKDMLLILVFYFFVTLRSYELGNYFKTLLPMKEEEIDLVFGEVSNVMSVVFYSILATAIFEGILFAIIGVIFGYNGLLLGIFYGFASLIPIVGGALMWVPLSAYEFANGNYLAGFSIAIYSIIVISIVADTFIKPLIIKFINEKLSTVKANINELLVFFAILAGLTTFGFWGMILGPAITTLFISLMTMFKTIKEKGLDI
- the ruvB gene encoding Holliday junction branch migration DNA helicase RuvB produces the protein MERIVEIDKISFENEYEKSLRPTSWEGYIGQEQIKRNLKVFIKASKQREECLDHVLFFGPPGLGKTTLAYIISNEMETNIKMVAAPMIDKSGDLAAILTNLEEGDILFIDEIHRLSPAIEEILYSAMEDFRLDIIIGSGPAAQTIKIDLPKFTLIGATTRAGMISSPLRDRFGMHFRLQFYDKIELSQIITKASHHLGKECLKEGALEIARRSRGTPRIALRLLKRVRDFADVEHEETISKERTDYALSELGVNELGFDELDIKFLKLLVESRGKALGLSTIAAALSEDEGTIEDVIEPYLLANGYMQRTAKGRIASRKCYELFKLTPLESDGLFGETLL